In Bos indicus x Bos taurus breed Angus x Brahman F1 hybrid chromosome 23, Bos_hybrid_MaternalHap_v2.0, whole genome shotgun sequence, a single genomic region encodes these proteins:
- the ARMH2 gene encoding armadillo-like helical domain-containing protein 2: MAKTQAYFVQFWPQVLQCFAGLYHRLQKCWSVVKGFCSNNEEEYIPPAESIFHKEKILTLGNILTDNSLALEQRAQAAYRIGLLAFTGGPTAGNFAAEYMKEVAHLLQNYEMVPKIKILLLQSVASWCYLNPVNQRRAKHLQFIPILIDLFNDTSESTMTSETNSSLLVKFWACYVLSVMTCNNLPCMQELKHCSSLKYHLQILASENWSGWPENFAEVLYFLIGFHRH, encoded by the exons ATGGCAAAGACGCAGGCTTATTTTGTGCAGTTTTGGCCTCAGGTTCTTCAGTGCTTCGCGGGGCTATATCACCGCCTCCAGAAATGCTGGAGTGTCGTTAAGGGCTTCTGCAGTAACAACGAGGAAGAATACATCCCTCCAGCTGAGAgtatttttcataaagaaaaaattctgacGCTTGGCAATATTTTGACGGATAATTCTCTAGCCCTTGAACAGAGAGCTCAAGCTGCCTATAGAATCGGACTGCTGGCCTTTACAG GAGGACCCACTGCTGGAAATTTTGCAGCTGAGTACATGAAAGAAGTAGCTCACTTGTTGCAAAATTACGAGATGGTACCAAAAATAAAGATCCTGCTGCTCCAAAGTGTCGCATCTTGGTGTTACTTAAACCCTGTCAACCAGAGAAGAGCCAAACATTTGCAGTTTATTCCTATTCTCATTGATCTTTTTAATGACACATCTGAGTCTACTATGACAAGTGAAACAAACAGCAGCCTCCTGGTTAAATTCTGGGCTTGCTATGTTCTCTCTGTCATGACATGCAATAACTTGCCTTGTATGCAGGAGCTTAAACACTGCAGTTCTCTGAAATATCACTTGCAAATACTGGCCAGTGAGAATTGGTCTGGATGGCCCGAGAATTTTGCAGAGGTGCTATATTTCCTCATTGGTTTTCACAGGCATTAA